In [Mycobacterium] stephanolepidis, the genomic window CGACCCGCTGCGGATCGCGGGCGGCCAGCGGCAGCGCATCGCTGTCCCGATCGATGGTGACCGGCGCATCCACGGCCACCCGGACCACCGGCTCGGCGGCCGCGATGTAGTCGACCGAGGCCTGCAGCTTGGCGCGAACCGCCTTGGCCAGCCCTGATTTTGGATCATCGGCCGCGGCGAGGATGCCGGTCAGCGAGTGGTGCTCGGCCAGAAGCTTGGCGGCGGTCTTCTCGCCCACCCCGGCAACACCGGGCAGACCGTCGGATGGGTCACCGCGCAGCAGGGCCAGCTCGGCGTACGCCGAGCCGGCACGCTCGACGGGCACGCCGTACTGCTCGGACACCTCCACCGGTCCGAACAATGTGGCCTTGGCGAACCCGCGCCCCATATAGAAGACGCGAACAGGCACCGGGGCATCGGTAACCACCTGCAGTAGGTCACGGTCCCCGCTGACAACGATCACCGGGTCGCGCCGCTCGGCCGCCGCGAGGGTGCCCAAGACGTCGTCGGCCTCGAATCCCGGGGCGCCGGCGGACGCGATGCCGAACGCATCCAGCATTTCGGCGATCATGTCGACCTGGGGTGTCAGGTCGTCGGGCACCTCTTCGACATCGACGGCTCCGTCGGGCTCCTCCGCGACCACACGATGCGCCTTGTACGACGGAATCGCGGCAACCCGCCAGGCCGGTCGCCAGTCCAGATCCAGACACACCACAAGCCGATGCGGCCGATGCAGCGTGATGAGCTGGGAGATGGTGTCGAGGAAGCCGCGGACCGCGTTGACGGGTCGGCCATCGGGAGACTTGATGGAATCCGGGACGCCAAAATATGAACGGAACCACAGGCTGGCTCCATCGAGGAGCAGGACGGGTCGGTGGAGGTCTTCTGACACGGCACTCAACCTATGCCAGATAGCCTGGACCGTATGGCACCCCAGCGTTTTGAATCCGATGTGTACACCAACCGCCTGCAACGTGCCGCTCAGGAGGCCGCGACGGCCGGGGTGGCGGGCTTGGTGGTCACACCCGGATACGACCTGAGATATCTGACCGGCTCACGCGCGCAGACATTCGAGCGGCTCACCGCGTTGGTGGTGCCTGCCTCGGGAACGCCCACCGTGATCGCACCGCGGATGGAGCTTGCGGCGCTGCAGGATTCGGCGATCGGCGACCTCGGCATCCCGATCAGCGACTGGGTGGACGGGGAGAACCCCTATGAGCTGGTACGTGCGGCGTTGGGTTCCCGCGATGGTGCGCTGCCGGGCGCCATCGCCGTCACCGAGTCCATGCCCGCACTGCATCTACTCCCGCTGACAGAATTGATCGGGACCGTGCCGATACTGGCCACCGGTGTGCTGCGCCGACTGCGCATGGTCAAGGACGCCTCGGAGATCGATGCCCTGCGCAAGGCCGGGGCTGCCATCGATCGCGTACACGCGCTGGTGCCCGAACTGCTGGTGCCGGGGCGCACGGAGGCGCAGGTGGCCGCTGATATCGCTGAAGCGATTGTGGCCGAGGGGCATTCGGAGGTCGCCTTCATCATTGTCGGATCCGGTCCGCACGGGGCCGACCCGCACCACGAATGCTCCGAACGGGAGCTGCAGACCGGGGACATCGTGGTGGTGGACATCGGCGGCAGCTACGAGCCCGGTTACAACTCAGACAGCACGCGTACCTACAGCATTGGTGAGCCCGACCCCGATGTGGCTCACCGGATTTCAATTCTGGAGCAGGCGCAGCAGGCGGCCGTTCGGGCGGCTCGGCCCGGCGTGAGCGCCCAATCGGTGGATGCCGCCGCGCGCCGCGTTCTCGTCGAGGCGGGGATGGGTGAGGCGTTCGTACATCGCACCGGACACGGCATCGGATTGTCGGTACACGAGGAGCCGTACATCGTGGCGGGCAACGATCTGATCCTGGAACCGGGCATGGCCTTCAGCATCGAGCCGGGTGTGTACTTCCCGGGCCTATGGGGCGCACGAATCGAGGACATCGTCGTCGTGACCGAAAATGGTTGCGAGTCGGTGAATTCCCGGCCGCACGGCCTGACGGTGGTGCCTACTCGGTAGGGGCGTCGCCGCGGTTCAGCAGATCAGAGGAGCCCAGCACCCGCTCGATCTTGACCTCGATGACCACCCGCTGCGGGTTCACCCGCGGGGTGCGATAGCGCTGCGCGTAACGCAGCTCGGCGTCGCGCACCGCCTCTTTGTCGGTGACGACAGTGGCCGAGCCCTCCAGGGAGAGCCAGCGGGCGCCGTCCACCTGACTCAGTACCGCGAGGCCTCCGCGCTCGGCGTTGACCGCTTTCTGTGACCCGCCGGTGGTGATGACCCGCGCGATGTGGGTGACTGGGTCAAAAGTGAAGCCGACAGCCACCACGTGCGGACTGTTGTCCTGGCGCAAGGTGGTCAGCATCGCAAGATGGCGCTCGGACAGAAACGCCAGCGCATCATCGGTAAGTCGAGTTGTAGGGGTGTTCGGCATCAACTCTCACGCTAGCGCAGGACATAATCGCTGACGTGACCGACACGGTGCGACACTCCGGCCAGCTTGGGGATGATCCGCTTGCGGGAAGATCGTCGACGGTGGTGATCTTCGGTGGACGCAGCGAAATCGGACTTGAGGTGGCTACTCGTCTCGCCGCCGGAAACACCGTGGTACTCGCGGCGCGCCGGGCCGGTGATCTGCACGACGAGGAACGACGTATCCGCGACGCCGGGGCCGTTGCCGTCGACTGCGTCGAGTTCGACGCCGACCGGCTCGATACCCACGAATCGGTGCTGGCCGCACTCGCCGAGCGGCATGGAGCCATCGACGTGGCGGTACTCGCGTTTGGACTGCTGGGCGATCAGGAGCGGGCGGAAACCGATGCCGGCCACGCGGCGGCGATCGTCCACATCGACTACGTGGCACAGGTGGCGTTGTTGACTCAGCTGGCCGTGCGCATGCGTGGCGCCGGACGCGGCGCGCTGGTGGTGTTCTCCTCGATCGCCGGATGGCGAGTACGGCGTGCCAATTACGTGTATGGATCGGCCAAGGCGGGGCTCGACGGTTTCGCCAGTGGGCTCGCCGACGCCCTGCACGGTTCCGGCGTGCACTTGTTGATCGCGCGCCCCGGCTTCGTGATCGGGCGGATGGCGGCGGGCATGTCACCGGCACCATTGGCGAGCACACCGCCCCAGGTGGCGGAGGCGACCGTGCGCGCGCTGCGCAGCGGGAAGCGCACGGTGTGGATTCCGCGTGCGCTGGGAACGCTCGCATTCATCATGCGATGGGTACCGTCAGCTATATGGCGCAGGATGCCGCGGTGATTACCGTGATCGGGATAGGTGCGGACGGTGTCGACGGACTATCCATGCATTCCCGCCGTGAATTGCAGCGCGCCTCAATAATATTCGGTTCATTACGCCAGCTGGAACTGCTGGCCGAGGAATCTCTGGCGGCCGAGTGTCGGGTATGGCCTTCGCCACTGTTGCCCGCGTTGCCCACCATGTTCGATGGTCTCGGCAACGTCCACGTGCTTGCCAGCGGCGACCCGATGCTGCATGGCATCGGCACCACGCTGATCCGGCTCTTCGGCCCGGATCGGGTGCGCGTGTTACCGCATGTGTCCAGTGTGTCGTTGGCCTGCGCCCGAATGGGTTGGGCGGTGAACGATGTGGAGATCATCAGCCTGGTCAATACGCAGGCAGCCGCCGCACTGCGATACGGCGGTCGGGCGATCGTGCTCAGCCGCAACGCGGATACTCCGGCTGAGCTGGCGCGGACCCTGGCCGATTCCGAGCTGGGTGACTCACTGTTGACGGTGTGGGAACAGTTGGGTGGCGCGGCAGAGATCCATGTGGAAGGGGTTGCTCGCGAGTGGGGCCATTCACCCGGTCATGCATTGAATGTCATTGCTGTGGAATATGTTCCGGGGGTAGGAGTAGCGGTGCTGCCACTGGTTGCGGGGCTGTCCGAGGACGTTTTCGAACATGACGGGCAGATCACCAAGCGCGAGATCCGGGCGGTCACGCTGGCATCACTCGCGCCGCGGCCGGGTCAGCGGCTTTGGGACGTGGGCGCCGGGTCGGGCAGTATCGCGATCGAATGGTCCCGCAGTGGCGCCGGCTGTAGCGCCTCGGCCTTCGAGATCAAGCCATCGCGACGGGCCGCGATCGTGGCCAACGCGACGAAATTCGGCGTAGACGTCGAGTGTTTCGCCGCCGCGCCCGGCGATTTCGACAGGGCCTGCCCTCCGGACGTGATCTTCGTCGGCGGTGGTGTGACCAATGCCGGGCTGCTGGAGGCGTGCTGGGAGCGGCTGCCGAGCGGGGGCCGGATTGTCGTCAACGCGGTCACCGCGGAGTCCGAAGCGCTGCTATTGCACTGGTATTCCCGCCATGGGGGAGAGCTGCACCGGTACCGCGTGGAGGACGCGGCTCCGCTCGGAGCCTTTACCAGCTGGAGATCCCGGCTGCCCGTGGCTCAATGGACCGGGGAAAAGCCATGACCGTCTACTTCATCGGTGCGGGACCGGGCGCCGCCGACCTCATCACGGTGCGCGGGCAGCGGATTCTGCAGCGGTGCATGGTGTGCCTGTACGCCGGATCGATCATGCCGCCCGACCTTCTGGAGGTATGCCCACCCGACGCCCGAATCATCGACACCGGCCCACTGACCTTGGATGCCATTATCGAGGAGATATCCAGTGCTGACGCACAGGGATTGGATGTCGCCAGGCTGCACTCGGGCGACCCTTCGCTGTACAGCGCGGTGGCCGAGCAGTGCCGCCGACTCGATGCCCTTGGCATTGGCCACGAGATCGTCCCGGGTGTCCCGGCCTTCGCCGCGGCCGCGGCGGCATTGGGCACCGAGCTGACCGTTCCCGGTGTCGCGCAGACCGTGACGATCACCCGGGTCTCGACGCTGTCCACCGCGATGCCCGCCGGTGAGGATTTGCGCTCACTGTCGGTGCCGGGGGCGACGCTGGCGTTGCACCTGGCGGCGGCTCAAATCGACAATGTGGTAGCCGATCTCGTCGCCGGCGGGTATCCGCCGGGCACGCCGGCCGCTGTCGTGGCATATGCCAGCTGGCCATCCGAGATCATCCTTCGTGGCACTCTCGCGGACATTGCCGGGCAGATGAAACAAGCGGGCGTGACCAAGACGGCGGTCATCTTCGTGGGAAAGGTTCTTGCGGCAGAGGGATTCACCGATAGCTACCTGTACTCGGCCGGACGTCGCAGAGGGGCAACACATTAGATGAAAATCTTGATTCTCGGCGGTTCGGCGGAGGCGCGCGAGCTTGCGGAGCGGCTCGTGCCCCGGTTCGATGTCACGACGTCGCTCGCGGGGCGGGTGCGTAACCCGGCTGTTCCGGCCGGCGAGTTGCGCATCGGGGGCTTCGGTGGAGAGGTCGGACTACGTAAATGGCTATTGGATAACAATATTGACGCCGTAGTCGATGCTACGCATCCGTTCGCGGCGACGATTACCGAGAACGCCGCTGCGGCATGCGCTCGGCTGGGTATCCCGCACCTCATCCTGCGCCGTCCACCCTGGCCTGCGGGAGATGCGACCGTGGTGTCCTCGGCGGCCGAGGCCAAGGACGCGGTGGTGGCGCAGGGCTTTTCGCGGGTGTTTCTGACCTCGGGGCGCTCCAGCATCGGGGCGTTTCTGTTCTCGGACGCCTGGTTCCTGATCCGTGTGGTGGAGCCGGTGCCCGCCGACGAACTTCCCGAGCGGCACCATCTGCTGTTGTCACGCGGGCCGTACTCGCTCGAGGAGGAGACCGACCTCATGCGCCAGTATGAGATCGAGGTGCTGGTCACCAAGAACAGCGGCGGAACGATGACCTCGGCGAAGTTGGAAGCCGCTGCGGTACTGGGCATTCCCGTGGTGATGATCGACAGGCCGCCCCTGCCGGAGAACGTGTGCACCGTGCCCACTGTGGACGAGGCGCAGCAATGGGTTACTGAGCGGGATATCGCCGAGGCGTGAACACCTGAGGTCCGGAATCGGTGTCCTGCCACTGGGTCTGTGAGGACCCGACGATCAGCAGGGTGCGCATGTCCACGGCTGACGGGTCGAGGTCACCCAGCGTGGTCACCCGCACGGACTCTCCCGCGCCGCCGACATCGCGTCCCAGCACGACCGGGGTGGCGGGGTCGCGGTGTTCCAGCAGCACATCGCGCATGGATGCCACTTGCCAGGTGCGCGACTTCGAGGCCGGGTTGTACACGGCCAGCACCAGATCGGCCGCGGCCGCGGCACGTAGCCGGGACTCGATGACCTGCCATGGCTTGAGACGGTCGGACAGCGAGATCACCGCATAGTCATGCCCGAGGGGTGCCCCGACCCGGCTGGCGACAGCCTGCGCCGCCGTCATCGCCGGAAGCACCCGCACCGCGACATCGGGCCATGCCCGGGCCTCTTCCATCACGGCCGCAGCCATCGCGAAGACGCCAGGGTCTCCGGAGGACACCACGGCGACCCGGCGACCACCCGCGGCGAGCTTGAAAGACAGTTCGGCGCGTGCGGGCTCGTCACGGTTGTCGCTGGCATGACGGATTTGCCCGTCCCGAGCGGGAATACGATCCAGATACGGGCCGTATCCGATGAGATCGGTGGCGAGCGCCAGTTCGTGGCGCACCTCGGTGGTCGTCCAATCATGATGACCGGGGCCCAAACCGACCACCGTCACCATCCCGTCCTGGGCGGTGTCGGTGAGGGGTTGCGCTCCGGGAACCAGGACCAGTGAGAAATAGGGCACCGAAGACGGGTCGACATCGGCGGCGGGCAGTACCCGCTGCTGCGTGGTGCTGGCCCGTTCCACGTAGTAGGCACGGTCCAGCACGCCGGCGGTGTCCAACGCCTGTCGGACGGCCCCGTAGGAGCGTCCCAGTTTCATGATGACTGCGGCATCCGAATCGCTGAGCCTGCGGGCGATCTCGTCGGCGGGCAAGGTGCCGGGGATGACGGTGAGAATCTCGTCGCCCTCGACCAGGGGCGTACCCGTTGCGGCCGATGCGGCGCTGACCGACGTCACACCGGGGATGATGACCGCATCGAACCTGTCGGTCAGGCGGCGGTGCATATGCATGTACGAGCTGTAGAACAGCGGATCGCCTTCGGCGAGCAGCGCCACATTTCGGCCCGAATCCAAATGGGCGGCAATCCGATTCGCGGACTCCTCGTAGAAGTCATCGATCGCACCGCGGTATCCGCCCGGGTGATCGGTGGTCTCGGTGGTCACCGGGTAGACCAGATGCTCCTCGATCTGGCCGGGCCGCAGATACGGCTGCGCAATCGAGCGGGCGATGCTGCGGCCATGGCGTGCGCTGTGGAATGCCACCACGTCGGCCTCGCCGATCACGCGTGCCGCCTTCACGGTCACCAATTCGGGATCACCGGGGCCCAGGCCCACACCCCAGAGCGTTCCTCTGCTCATTCCTTCTCGCTCGCAATCGCATTCACGGCAGCGGCGGCCATGGCGCTGCCGCCGCGTCGTCCTCGCACCAACAGGTAGTCCATGCCGCGTGGACGGTCGATCAGCTCCTGCTTGGACTGTGCCGAACCGACGAAACCGACCGGGCCGCCCAAGAAGGCCACCGGGGGAGCCACGCCTTCGTCGATGAGTTCGAGTATGCGGAACAGTGCCGTGGGGGCATTCCCGATCGCGGCCACCGATCCAGGTAGTCGATCGGCCCAAAGATCCACCGCGGCAGCAGATCTTGTGGTCCCGGTGCGCTGGGCCAGATCGGCGGCGCGCGGATCGGCCACCAGGGACACCACCTCGTTGTCCGCGGGCAGGCGCAGGCGGGTGATCCCGGCGGCGACCATCGACGAATCGCACAGGATGGGGGCACCAGCGTCCAATGCCGCGCGGGTGCGTGTCACCACATCGGGGGTGAAGGCGATTTCGCCGGGCAGATCCACCTGCCCGCAGGTGTGAATGAGCCGGACCACCACGCGCGCGACGTCGTCGGGGAAGGCCGACAAATCTGCCTCGGCCCTGATGGTCGCGAACGATTGCCGATAGATCTCGGCTCCGTCTCGCACGTAGTCCAGCACGCGCTAACCCTACGGGTGTCGCTCTAGCGGTCGATAACCCAGCTCCGTCGCCACCAGCACCTGGCCTGTGCTGGGGGAGCCGCAGGCCCGTGGACACCCAACCCAATGCCGATGCACCGGCGAATGGATACCGCTGGCGATCTCTTCGGCGACTTCGAGCCGCACGTCGGCGTGGACGTCGGTTCGTGAGCGTCCGCATCCCGGCAGCCCGGTGCACGAGCTGGCATTGAGCCACGGGGAGCGCTCGTCGAAGACCAGGCCCAGAGGTGCCAGCACCCGGAGCACCACATCGGCGTCTTCGTGGGGCAGATCGCACAGCAGCAGGGAGCGCCACGGGGTGATGACGACGGGTTTCTCGGCAGCGGCCAGCAGCGCCGCCACCCGCGCCGGCAGCTGGCCCAACGGAACAGCGGCACCCAGGGTCACCAACTCGTGGTCGGGATACTGCTCGATCCATCCGACGGGCGCGTGCGGCGCGGGCCCTGCCTCGTCCGGGTCCGCGATCAGCGTTGCGTCGATCGCTGCGGCCAGGGTCTTGGCGCCGTCAGGCAGCTCCCGGACGCGCCATGCGTTTCCCCGAATCTGCACGAAGATCTGCGCGGCCGCGAGCAGGCGTTCCACAGCGCTGTCGGGGTCGGCGACACACACCGAGGTGGCGCGACCGCCGAGAATGAGTCGCCAACCAACTCGGTCATGCCGTAGTCCGATGTCCGTACCCATGGTGGCCATATCGCCGCGTCCGTCGTCGAGACTGAACAAAAAGCGCCCCGGCAGGTCGGCGAGCACGGGAGAAGAGATCAGCCCACGGTCGAGCGCGAGGACCAGCGGCCGCACGTCGGGGAAGTCGCCGACCCGTCCCGAGAGCGGCGAGGCCACGATGTTGCGCACTCGTTCGTGGCTCGGTGACGGCAGCAGCCCGGCGTCCGATAACAAGGTGCCCACTGCGTCCGCATCCCGGATAGATCGAAGCTGAACGTTGCCGCGGGAGGTCAGCTCGACGACGGGCGCGCCGTGGCTGCCCGCCGCCGCGGCCAACGCGGCCAACTGCGTCGACGAGAGCATTCCGCCGGGCAGCCGGATGCGTGCCAGGGCTCCGTCGGCCGCCTCATGTAACCGCAGCGCACCGGGGCACGCGTCGTCGGCTGAGGAGCGGGTCACCTACTCACCGTAGGACTACGGTACGAATGTCCTGTGAGCAATGCCCCGATCCTGATTCTGTCGACATCGGATACCGATCTGCTGAGCGCGCGCGCCAGTGGTGCGAACTATCGATGGGCCAACCC contains:
- a CDS encoding precorrin-8X methylmutase, yielding MLDYVRDGAEIYRQSFATIRAEADLSAFPDDVARVVVRLIHTCGQVDLPGEIAFTPDVVTRTRAALDAGAPILCDSSMVAAGITRLRLPADNEVVSLVADPRAADLAQRTGTTRSAAAVDLWADRLPGSVAAIGNAPTALFRILELIDEGVAPPVAFLGGPVGFVGSAQSKQELIDRPRGMDYLLVRGRRGGSAMAAAAVNAIASEKE
- a CDS encoding SDR family NAD(P)-dependent oxidoreductase, yielding MVIFGGRSEIGLEVATRLAAGNTVVLAARRAGDLHDEERRIRDAGAVAVDCVEFDADRLDTHESVLAALAERHGAIDVAVLAFGLLGDQERAETDAGHAAAIVHIDYVAQVALLTQLAVRMRGAGRGALVVFSSIAGWRVRRANYVYGSAKAGLDGFASGLADALHGSGVHLLIARPGFVIGRMAAGMSPAPLASTPPQVAEATVRALRSGKRTVWIPRALGTLAFIMRWVPSAIWRRMPR
- the cbiE gene encoding precorrin-6y C5,15-methyltransferase (decarboxylating) subunit CbiE; amino-acid sequence: MGTVSYMAQDAAVITVIGIGADGVDGLSMHSRRELQRASIIFGSLRQLELLAEESLAAECRVWPSPLLPALPTMFDGLGNVHVLASGDPMLHGIGTTLIRLFGPDRVRVLPHVSSVSLACARMGWAVNDVEIISLVNTQAAAALRYGGRAIVLSRNADTPAELARTLADSELGDSLLTVWEQLGGAAEIHVEGVAREWGHSPGHALNVIAVEYVPGVGVAVLPLVAGLSEDVFEHDGQITKREIRAVTLASLAPRPGQRLWDVGAGSGSIAIEWSRSGAGCSASAFEIKPSRRAAIVANATKFGVDVECFAAAPGDFDRACPPDVIFVGGGVTNAGLLEACWERLPSGGRIVVNAVTAESEALLLHWYSRHGGELHRYRVEDAAPLGAFTSWRSRLPVAQWTGEKP
- a CDS encoding cobalt-precorrin-6A reductase, producing the protein MILGGSAEARELAERLVPRFDVTTSLAGRVRNPAVPAGELRIGGFGGEVGLRKWLLDNNIDAVVDATHPFAATITENAAAACARLGIPHLILRRPPWPAGDATVVSSAAEAKDAVVAQGFSRVFLTSGRSSIGAFLFSDAWFLIRVVEPVPADELPERHHLLLSRGPYSLEEETDLMRQYEIEVLVTKNSGGTMTSAKLEAAAVLGIPVVMIDRPPLPENVCTVPTVDEAQQWVTERDIAEA
- a CDS encoding precorrin-2 C(20)-methyltransferase — its product is MSRGTLWGVGLGPGDPELVTVKAARVIGEADVVAFHSARHGRSIARSIAQPYLRPGQIEEHLVYPVTTETTDHPGGYRGAIDDFYEESANRIAAHLDSGRNVALLAEGDPLFYSSYMHMHRRLTDRFDAVIIPGVTSVSAASAATGTPLVEGDEILTVIPGTLPADEIARRLSDSDAAVIMKLGRSYGAVRQALDTAGVLDRAYYVERASTTQQRVLPAADVDPSSVPYFSLVLVPGAQPLTDTAQDGMVTVVGLGPGHHDWTTTEVRHELALATDLIGYGPYLDRIPARDGQIRHASDNRDEPARAELSFKLAAGGRRVAVVSSGDPGVFAMAAAVMEEARAWPDVAVRVLPAMTAAQAVASRVGAPLGHDYAVISLSDRLKPWQVIESRLRAAAAADLVLAVYNPASKSRTWQVASMRDVLLEHRDPATPVVLGRDVGGAGESVRVTTLGDLDPSAVDMRTLLIVGSSQTQWQDTDSGPQVFTPRRYPAQ
- the cobM gene encoding precorrin-4 C(11)-methyltransferase, translated to MTVYFIGAGPGAADLITVRGQRILQRCMVCLYAGSIMPPDLLEVCPPDARIIDTGPLTLDAIIEEISSADAQGLDVARLHSGDPSLYSAVAEQCRRLDALGIGHEIVPGVPAFAAAAAALGTELTVPGVAQTVTITRVSTLSTAMPAGEDLRSLSVPGATLALHLAAAQIDNVVADLVAGGYPPGTPAAVVAYASWPSEIILRGTLADIAGQMKQAGVTKTAVIFVGKVLAAEGFTDSYLYSAGRRRGATH
- a CDS encoding 5'-3' exonuclease, whose protein sequence is MLLDGASLWFRSYFGVPDSIKSPDGRPVNAVRGFLDTISQLITLHRPHRLVVCLDLDWRPAWRVAAIPSYKAHRVVAEEPDGAVDVEEVPDDLTPQVDMIAEMLDAFGIASAGAPGFEADDVLGTLAAAERRDPVIVVSGDRDLLQVVTDAPVPVRVFYMGRGFAKATLFGPVEVSEQYGVPVERAGSAYAELALLRGDPSDGLPGVAGVGEKTAAKLLAEHHSLTGILAAADDPKSGLAKAVRAKLQASVDYIAAAEPVVRVAVDAPVTIDRDSDALPLAARDPQRVAELGAELGIGSAITRLQKALDALPQP
- a CDS encoding F420-dependent biliverdin reductase, producing the protein MPNTPTTRLTDDALAFLSERHLAMLTTLRQDNSPHVVAVGFTFDPVTHIARVITTGGSQKAVNAERGGLAVLSQVDGARWLSLEGSATVVTDKEAVRDAELRYAQRYRTPRVNPQRVVIEVKIERVLGSSDLLNRGDAPTE
- the cobG gene encoding precorrin-3B synthase, producing the protein MTRSSADDACPGALRLHEAADGALARIRLPGGMLSSTQLAALAAAAGSHGAPVVELTSRGNVQLRSIRDADAVGTLLSDAGLLPSPSHERVRNIVASPLSGRVGDFPDVRPLVLALDRGLISSPVLADLPGRFLFSLDDGRGDMATMGTDIGLRHDRVGWRLILGGRATSVCVADPDSAVERLLAAAQIFVQIRGNAWRVRELPDGAKTLAAAIDATLIADPDEAGPAPHAPVGWIEQYPDHELVTLGAAVPLGQLPARVAALLAAAEKPVVITPWRSLLLCDLPHEDADVVLRVLAPLGLVFDERSPWLNASSCTGLPGCGRSRTDVHADVRLEVAEEIASGIHSPVHRHWVGCPRACGSPSTGQVLVATELGYRPLERHP
- a CDS encoding M24 family metallopeptidase; amino-acid sequence: MAPQRFESDVYTNRLQRAAQEAATAGVAGLVVTPGYDLRYLTGSRAQTFERLTALVVPASGTPTVIAPRMELAALQDSAIGDLGIPISDWVDGENPYELVRAALGSRDGALPGAIAVTESMPALHLLPLTELIGTVPILATGVLRRLRMVKDASEIDALRKAGAAIDRVHALVPELLVPGRTEAQVAADIAEAIVAEGHSEVAFIIVGSGPHGADPHHECSERELQTGDIVVVDIGGSYEPGYNSDSTRTYSIGEPDPDVAHRISILEQAQQAAVRAARPGVSAQSVDAAARRVLVEAGMGEAFVHRTGHGIGLSVHEEPYIVAGNDLILEPGMAFSIEPGVYFPGLWGARIEDIVVVTENGCESVNSRPHGLTVVPTR